The following is a genomic window from Anaerolineales bacterium.
CAAGCCCAGCTCGGCGATGCGAGCGACCACCTCGCCAGAAGCGTCCTCGACCACCTGCTGGCCGTCACGCTCCACCAGGCGCGCAAAGGGGTTGCCGCGGTTGGCGGCGCCCAGGATGGTGCCGCCTTTGGAGTGGATGTCTTGCACGCTGGCAGGAGTCAGCGGCACCAGGCCGTTAGGCAAAAGCAAACCATCGAAGCCGGAGCGAATGCCGACCACTTCGCAGCCGTATTGATGCTCGGCGGCCAGCACCGCGGCGCGAATGACGGCGTTAAGGCCGGGGGCGTCACCGCCCCCAGTGAGAATGCCAAATTTCTTCATCGTGCTGGTATATCAGAAAATGGCACGCAGTGCGATGTCATTCCTGCACGTTGGGCAACTTGACCACAGAAAGCCAGTATTCCTTGAAAGAGGAGACCACGCCGATGAATTTCTCCATGCTGACCGGCTTGACGATGTAGGAGCTGGCGAACTGACGGTAGCTCTCAGTGATATCGGTCTCGTCTTGTGAGGTGGTGAGGACCACCACGGGGATACGCTTGAGGTCCGGGTCGTTCTTGATGGCGCTGAGCACTTCGCGCCCGTTCATTTTGGGCAGGTTTAGATCCAGCAAAATCAGGTCTGGGCGGGGCACGGCGGCGTAATCGCCCTGCTGCTTCAGGTATTGCATGGCGGCCTCACCATCCATAACCACATGCAGTTGGTTGCGCAGCCGGCCTTCCTTAAAGGCCTCCTGCGTCAGGCGCACATCCCCTGGGTTGTCCTCCACCAGCAGTATGTCAATCATCTCCGTTCCTTCCATGTCGCCTCTCCTTTTGTCCGAGCATGCTTACAACATGCGGTCGGCGCGTTGCTGGGCACTTTCATCGCTTTGCGGTTG
Proteins encoded in this region:
- a CDS encoding response regulator → MIDILLVEDNPGDVRLTQEAFKEGRLRNQLHVVMDGEAAMQYLKQQGDYAAVPRPDLILLDLNLPKMNGREVLSAIKNDPDLKRIPVVVLTTSQDETDITESYRQFASSYIVKPVSMEKFIGVVSSFKEYWLSVVKLPNVQE